A genomic region of Zea mays cultivar B73 chromosome 6, Zm-B73-REFERENCE-NAM-5.0, whole genome shotgun sequence contains the following coding sequences:
- the LOC103629021 gene encoding uncharacterized protein — MPSGGRRLPPWTSPRSAGAPMWSTAGTPGGPRPGPGYGTPPVSAGCFGTRVTPPTSGGTRVTPPTSGGAGARVTPPSTGGCSSRPPRPPPSMDSPYVRAKQAQIVEKDPNKAVPLFWAAINSGDRIESALKDMANVLKQANRSEEAIEAIRSFRDRCPYEAQESLDNILLDLYKKCGRTDEQIEMLTLKLRIVDEELASGRWKTKLSKSHGRVVYLSLRDEKARLLGNLAWAYMQSENYEEAEMLYRQALAIEADYNKECNLAICLMKTGKLAEAKYLIHAIPYNCNDESHVKSLSRATEMLREFDLQSLPSPITQAKSKEPRNFVADDVEMLVDLQPQTLSTPFSELKYKEAHISVSQNAEKHENCNSCLPSPITQLRREEPHTMVTADAEKNEGFAEFQDLSRLFNDAATPHSVLEKLRKRLVKEAPKVSIHDQIQTPPTESLPNSERNLDASETSVQEGKLLTKGVRKTWSDMVDEEEQQLGDDKPWADMVAKDDQQLGDGKSTHGVGITEQNESSKHASKLEYRTPSSSQESRTHQRPVMGGQLQGSSAGSWRRSDSKIYMDKNVNWDLVRTAPTWSRHKVHDHNNRVWQRLHTIHPRERASGTKQVPRRSNTSQRALFPDWKSKGEGYGHGYVPFDDNEHTQCSSHIEAATHRWHNNEASTGSWRPQNRLRVFQEITNEINQNVV, encoded by the exons ATGCCGAGCGGCGGGAGGCGGCTGCCGCCGTGGACGTCGCCGAGGAGCGCGGGGGCGCCGATGTGGAGCACTGCCGGTACCCCGGGCGGACCGCGCCCGGGCCCGGGCTACGGGacgccgcccgtcagcgcgggTTGCTTCGGCACGCGcgtcacgccgccgacgagcggggGCACGCGCGTCACGCCACCGACGAGcgggggcgcgggcgcgcgcgtcaCGCCGCCGTCGACCGGGGGCTGCTCGTCGcggccgcccaggccgccgcctTCCATGGATTCGCCCTACGTGCGGGCCAAGCAGGCGCAG ATAGTTGAAAAGGACCCAAACAAGGCTGTACCATTGTTTTGGGCAGCTATAAACAGTGGTGACCGGATAGAGAGCGCATTGAAGGATATGGCCAAtgtactaaaacaagcaaaccggTCTGAAGAAGCCATTGAGGCAATAAGATCCTTTCGTGATCGATGTCCCTATGAAGCTCAGGAGTCACTTGACAATATTCTTCTAGATCTATACAAG AAATGTGGTAGGACAGATGAGCAGATTGAAATGCTGACATTAAAGCTGCGAATTGTTGATGAGGAGCTAGCTTCTGGTCGGTGGAAAACAAAACTGTCTAAATCTCATGGAAGAGTAGTCTACCTTTCTCTCAGAGATGAAAAAGCAAG GCTATTGGGGAACCTTGCTTGGGCCTATATGCAGTCCGAAAATTATGAGGAAGCGGAGATGCTCTATAG GCAAGCTCTTGCTATAGAAGCTGACTACAACAAAGAGTGTAACTTGGCCATCTGTTTGATGAAGACTGGAAAGTTGGCTGAAGCTAAATATCTGATTCATGCTATACCTTACAACTGTAATGATGAAAGTCATGTTAAGTCTCTCTCCCGGGCTACTGAAATGCTTAGGGAATTTGACTTGCAATCCCTCCCCTCTCCCATAACTCAGGCGAAGTCCAAAGAACCACGGAATTTTGTTGCTGATGATGTGGAGATGCTTGTAGATCTACAGCCACAAACACTATCAACTCCTTTTAGTGAACTGAAATATAAAGAAGCACATATTTCAGTTTCACAAAATGCAGAGAAGCATGAGAACTGCAATTCATGCCTTCCATCTCCCATAACTCAATTGAGACGGGAAGAACCACACACTATGGTTACTGCTGATGCCGAAAAGAATGAAGGCTTTGCAGAGTTCCAAGATCTTTCTCGACTGTTCAATGATGCTGCCACGCCTCattcagtacttgagaaactacgAAAGAGGCTAGTTAAAGAGGCACCAAAAGTCAGTATTCATGATCAAATTCAGACTCCTCCAACTGAAAGCTTGCCAAACTCTGAAAGAAACCTAGATGCTAGTGAGACTTCCGTGCAAGAAGGGAAGCTATTGACCAAAGGTGTTAGAAAAACATGGTCTGACATGGTGGATGAAGAGGAACAGCAATTGGGTGATGACAAACCATGGGCTGACATGGTGGCGAAGGATGACCAGCAATTGGGTGATGGCAAGTCAACACATGGTGTTGGAATTACTGAACAAAACGAGAGCAGTAAGCATGCAAGTAAGCTGGAGTATAGAACACCATCGTCCTCTCAAGAAAGCAGGACCCATCAAAGACCAGTCATGGGTGGTCAACTGCAAGGTTCTTCAGCAGGTTCATGGAGACGCAGTGACTCCAAAATCTACATGGATAAGAACGTGAACTGGGATCTTGTGAGGACTGCTCCGACATGGAGCAGGCATAAGGTACATGACCACAACAATCGAGTTTGGCAAAGGCTTCACACAATTCATCCCCGTGAGAGAGCCTCAGGCACGAAGCAAGTACCACGGAGAAGCAACACATCTCAGCGCGCTCTTTTTCCTGACTGGAAATCAAAAGGTGAAGGATATGGCCATGGCTATGTTCCGTTTGATGATAACGAACACACTCAGTGTTCCAGTCACATTGAGGCCGCCACTCATCGCTGGCATAATAATGAGGCAAGTACAGGGTCATGGAGGCCACAGAACCGTCTGCGGGTCTTCCAGGAAATCACAAATGAGATCAACCAAAATGTTGTGTAA